GCACAGGTCGCCCCAGGTCGCCTCGTCCTCCGGCATGGGCATGACGGTGGAGATCGTCTCGCCGTCGACCAGCGGCAGCAGGTTGATCAGCGCCTTGCCGCGTGCCTGCGGCGTGCCGAGCGGCAGGCGCCAGACCTTCAGCTTGTAGACCATGCCGCGCGACGAGAAGAACAGCATGGGCGTGTGGGTATTGGCGACGAACAGGTCGTGGACCGTATCCTCCGCCTTCATGCTCATGCCCGAGCGGCCCTTGCCGCCGCGCCTCTGCGCCCGGTACGTGGAGACCGGGACCCGCTTGATGTAGCCGGAGTGACTGACCGTGACGACCATGTCCTCGCGCTGGATCAGGTCCTCGATGTCGGACTCGAACTCCAGCTCCATCAGGGTGGTTCGCCGCGGAGTGCCGAACCGCTCCTTCATTTCCAGCAGCTCGGTCCGCAGGATCTCCAGCAGCAGGGTGCGAGACGCCAGGACTTCGAGATAGTACGCGATCCGGTCCGTGACCTCGCGCAGGTCGCCGCCGATCTTGTCACGCTCCAGGCCGGTCAGGCGGTTCAACCGCAGTTCCAGGATGGCGCGGGCCTGGGCCTCGGACAGGCGGTAGGTCCCTTGCGGGCTGACGCCCCTGCCCGGCTCGTCGATCAGGGCGATCAACGGGGTGACGTCGCCGGCCGGCCAATCGCGGGCCATCATCTCCTCGCGCGCGACGCCGGCATCGGGCGCCCGGCGGATCAGCGCGATCATCTCGTCCAGGTTGGCGACTGCGACCGCCAAGCCGACCAGGGTATGCGCCTTCTCCCGCGCCTTGCCCAGCTCGAACTCGGTCCGGCGGGTAATGACCTGCTCGCGAAAGGCGACGAAGGCGGAGATGATGTCCTTCAAGGTCATCGTCAGCGGCCGGCCGCCGTTGAGCGCCAGCGCGTTGACGCCGAACGAGGTCTGCAGCGGCGTATAGCGGTAGAGCTGGTTCAAAACCACGTCGGCGACGGCGTCGCGCTTCAGCTCGATCACGACCCGGACGCCGTCACGGTCCGATTCGTCGCGCAGGTCGGAGATCCCCTCGATCGTCTTGTCGTGGACGACCTCGGCGATCCGCTCCATCATGCGGGCCTTGTTGACCTGGTAGGGCACCTCGTTGATCACGATGGCCCAGCGGTCCTTCCGGATCTCCTCGATCTCGGTCTTGCCGCGCATCACAATCGAGCCGCGGCCGGTATGGTAGGCCTGCCGGATGCCGGTCTTGCCCATCACCTGGGCGCCGGTCGGGAAATCCGGGCCCGGCACATGCTCCATCAGGTCTTCGATGGTGATGTCGTTGTCGTCGATATAGGCACAGCAGGCGTCTATCACTTCCCCCAGATTGTGGGGAGGGATGTTGGTCGCCATGCCGACCGCGATGCCGCCGGCGCCGTTGACCAGCAGGTTCGGAAAACGCGCGGGAAGGACGTCCGGCTCCGCCGACGATTCGTCGTAGTTGGGGTGGAAGTCGACGGTGTCCTTGTCGATGTCGTCGAGCAGGCTTTCCGCCGCCTTCGCTAGCCGCGCCTCGGTATAGCGCATGGCCGCGGGCGGGTCGCCGTCCATCGAACCGAAATTGCCCTGCCCGTCGATCAGCGGCAGGCGCATCGAGAAATCCTGGGCCATGCGGACCATGGCGTCATAGATCGCGCTGTCGCCGTGCGGGTGGTACTTACCCATCACGTCGCCGACGATACGGGCGGACTTCTTGTAAGGCTTGTTGCTGTCGTAACCGCCTTCCTTCATCGCGAACAGGATTCGGCGATGCACCGGTTTCAGGCCGTCGCGCACGTCGGGAAGGGCGCGGCTGACGATCACGCTCATGGCGTAGTCGAGATAGCTGCGCCGCATCTCCTCTTCGATGGTGACCGGCGAAATATCGGAAGGCGGAGGTGTGAGATTGGCGGTCAAAAATCGATCTCAGGTTCAGGTTAAACGATGACTGCGGGCAAGATCACCGGGCACCGCCCGACGATTTGGACACCCGTCATATATAAGGTGGGTGTACCAGTTTTTGCAGACGCTAACAATGCGTTACACCTTGGCCTGCGCTCCCGGCGAGCCTTGGGTGGAGCGAACCATAGCGCATACTCCCTCCGCAGCATATCCCGGCTTCACGCCCGCGACAGCAGGTGGAATCGGACCGACAGCACGGTGACGGAGAAGATGCTGGCGATCAGGATTCCCTCAAGCAGCCCGGCGACGCCCCGGCCGGCCCACAGCGTCAGTGCGGCGGCCAGCGGGATCATAATTCCGTAGTAGGAGAAAAAGTGCAGGACCGTCGGGACCCAGGCGTCGGCTTGGCCGCGCAGCGCGCTCGCCATGACCACCTGCCCGCCGTCCACGATCAGGATCAGCGCGCTGAAAGCGACGAGCGGCACGGTCAGGGCGAGCATTTCGGGGTCGGCCGTGAAAAGGCCGCCGATGTTTCGGGGCAGCAGCGCGAACAGCACCGCGAAGACCGCCAGGATCACCGTCGTGACGCCCAGCCCGGTCCAGCCCGCCACCATGATCTCGCGCCGGTCGCGCCGGCCGTAGGCGACTCCGACCCGAACCCCGGTGGCGGTCGCCAGACCGACGGCGGTCATGAAGGACAAGGCGACCAGGTTCAGCAGGATCGTGTAGGCGCCCAGATCGAGCGGCCCGACCATGCCGGCGAACAGGCCGAGGATGGAGAAGGCGCTGCTTTCGAGCGCGAGGCTGATCCCGGCGGCATAACCCAGCTGCCGCTGGCGCACGGCACCGCTCCACCAGCGGGTGACCCTGCGGCGGATGCCGTAGCGATCCCGGTCGGACAGATGCCAGACATAGGCCATCAGCGACAGCGCCAGCATCCAGCGTACCCCGGTGGTCGCCCAGGCAGATCCCTCCGCCCCCAGCGCCGGTATGCCCCAGGCGCCCCACACCAGGATGATGTTGAGCGGGATGTTCAGGAGGTTGGCGGCGATCATGGCGATCATGCCCGGCACCGGCCGCTTCAGCCCCTCCAGGAAGAAGGCGGTCGTGGTGTAGAGCATGGCCGCCGGGATGCCGGCCGCCAGCACGAAGAACACGCCGGCACCGCCCCTCGCCAGGTCGGGGTCCTGCCCGGTCAGCCGGAAGAAACCTTCGCCGCCCAGGCTGAGCAGTGCCGCACCGATGCCGAGCAGGAAGGCGTAAGGCAGGGAACGGCGCCAGATCGCCCCGCATTCCTCCGGCTTCTCCGCCCCGACCGAGTGGGAGGTCAGGATCAGGGTACCCAGCAGAAGCCCGATGCCTGCGGTCACCAGCATTTGCGCAGGCAGGGTCCCCAACCCCAGATAAGCCAGCTCCTGGGAGCCGTAGCGGCCCACGATCAGGATGTCGACCGCCGACATGACCATCAGTCCGGCCCGCGCGACGATCACCGGCACGGCCAGCCTCAGCAGTTCGGTGATGTGATGGCGCAAGGCGGCCCGGCGGCCCCCGCCTTCCTGATCCATGGTGATTATGATTGCGTCTCCAGCCGATACGGTGCCCAGAAAAACGGCACTTGGCGGATTCTGTCAAGTTTCCCGCAGACATGGCGGGGTTGCGGTACTACTGCACGCTGTCGTCGCGCCGCTGCCTCCGATGGCTCTACCCGCTTGATCCATGACGCCGGCGCCGCGTCGCATGGAACATCCGCCCGGACGCGGTGTTCCTTTGTCGAATGTCAATCAACTTCGGAGACGACAAAAATGACGAAGCTCAACCGTCCGGATCGCAAGGCCCGTCCGTTCATGATGGCTGCCGGCGCCCTGGCGTTGGTTACCCTGCTTGGGGCCTGCAACACGATCGAGGGCCTTGGCCGCGACACCGAGCGCGCCGGCGAGGCCGTTCAGGACAGCGCCCAGTAACGCTCGCCTGAACAGGTTTCGTGACGGAAATCCGTTGCCGGTCCGGGACTTTTCAAGAACCTGTAGGTTGATGAAAAGTACCCGGACACAGCAGGAAAATAATGAACATGCGCTTTGAGCTTACCGGCCCGCCGGGAGTGGATCCCGACCAGCCGAATACCCCGCCGCCGGAAGTGCCGCCCGAGGTGGAGCCGACTCCGGAAATTCCCCCGATGCAGGATCCGCCGCCCGACGTTCAGCCACCGACCAGGGCCTGAACCTTCCCTGTTGCGCAGGATCGCCTTCGGGCGTCAGCCAGTACGAAGATATCGCCGGCACGGGCAGTAAAGTGCGATTTGCATCCCATATGGTCTAGCTCCATATGTATAGTGCTTGGGAGGTAGTTAACGCTGCTCTACCATTTACGATACATTAGGTATTGGGGCGGCCTAATGTAGCAATGCAACGTACTGGTCTGGCGAGGATTGACCGTGAAGCAGGCTGCCCTGTACCGAAAAGTAGAGCCTGAGGCCCACCCTTATCCGGAAGCGCTTCATGCGGACGGTGAGCTGGAATGGTCGCCCCGCCGCCGCGTGGCAACCATTCTCGCTGCGGCGCTCGTGTCGTGGG
This Skermanella mucosa DNA region includes the following protein-coding sequences:
- a CDS encoding entericidin A/B family lipoprotein, with protein sequence MTKLNRPDRKARPFMMAAGALALVTLLGACNTIEGLGRDTERAGEAVQDSAQ
- the gyrA gene encoding DNA gyrase subunit A, with product MRRSYLDYAMSVIVSRALPDVRDGLKPVHRRILFAMKEGGYDSNKPYKKSARIVGDVMGKYHPHGDSAIYDAMVRMAQDFSMRLPLIDGQGNFGSMDGDPPAAMRYTEARLAKAAESLLDDIDKDTVDFHPNYDESSAEPDVLPARFPNLLVNGAGGIAVGMATNIPPHNLGEVIDACCAYIDDNDITIEDLMEHVPGPDFPTGAQVMGKTGIRQAYHTGRGSIVMRGKTEIEEIRKDRWAIVINEVPYQVNKARMMERIAEVVHDKTIEGISDLRDESDRDGVRVVIELKRDAVADVVLNQLYRYTPLQTSFGVNALALNGGRPLTMTLKDIISAFVAFREQVITRRTEFELGKAREKAHTLVGLAVAVANLDEMIALIRRAPDAGVAREEMMARDWPAGDVTPLIALIDEPGRGVSPQGTYRLSEAQARAILELRLNRLTGLERDKIGGDLREVTDRIAYYLEVLASRTLLLEILRTELLEMKERFGTPRRTTLMELEFESDIEDLIQREDMVVTVSHSGYIKRVPVSTYRAQRRGGKGRSGMSMKAEDTVHDLFVANTHTPMLFFSSRGMVYKLKVWRLPLGTPQARGKALINLLPLVDGETISTVMPMPEDEATWGDLCVFFATSKGNVRRNKLSDFTNIRANGLIAMKLEEEGERLIAVRTGTVDQDVLLATRGGKCIRFQVDDIRIFSGRTSTGVRGIRLADGDEVIGMSMLNHVDADADERAAYLRQANAERRAAGEEASSDEAPDPDAEVSTNIALSPERYEAMRRKEEFILTVSERGFGKRTSSYEYRVTGRGGQGIWNIEMNERNGPVVAAFPVTDDHQVMLVTDGGQMIRMPIHDVRIAGRKTQGVTLFRVAQGERVVSVAWLTEEAEAETAVSGGDDASPE
- a CDS encoding MATE family efflux transporter, which codes for MDQEGGGRRAALRHHITELLRLAVPVIVARAGLMVMSAVDILIVGRYGSQELAYLGLGTLPAQMLVTAGIGLLLGTLILTSHSVGAEKPEECGAIWRRSLPYAFLLGIGAALLSLGGEGFFRLTGQDPDLARGGAGVFFVLAAGIPAAMLYTTTAFFLEGLKRPVPGMIAMIAANLLNIPLNIILVWGAWGIPALGAEGSAWATTGVRWMLALSLMAYVWHLSDRDRYGIRRRVTRWWSGAVRQRQLGYAAGISLALESSAFSILGLFAGMVGPLDLGAYTILLNLVALSFMTAVGLATATGVRVGVAYGRRDRREIMVAGWTGLGVTTVILAVFAVLFALLPRNIGGLFTADPEMLALTVPLVAFSALILIVDGGQVVMASALRGQADAWVPTVLHFFSYYGIMIPLAAALTLWAGRGVAGLLEGILIASIFSVTVLSVRFHLLSRA